A segment of the Penaeus monodon isolate SGIC_2016 chromosome 38, NSTDA_Pmon_1, whole genome shotgun sequence genome:
TTCCAGGTGGCACGCATACACATGCCATAGTGTGCCTTTCCCGTTTTCCTGGGGCATGTACAATCATGCCACCCGGTGGCATTGGGTTAAGTATAGTTTTCATTTAGGAATGatactgcccatcaggttgtctcttcctGAGATAACtcagggtggaggaggcccgtgagaggacctaggaagtcatggcttggaCAGATTGATCAGACCTATCACAAGAAGTTAGGAATGGGCTAAGGCCTGGTAGGATCCTCTGAGGAACCCTTGCAGTTGGGTGTGGCTATGCATCAGCcccattgattgattgattaaagaGTAGTTTTATATCCCTGATAAATGGCTCATTTGTAGCCAAATGCACAGCAGTTTAAACATAAATGCATCACTTGATTATTTACCAGGAAAGAATGAAGATCAAAAGAACTGCTgtcatatttttatatcaaaaccTCTTTGATTTAATTGCAATTTCATCAATCTGTTAAGGGAACATATACCATCACTCATGAAAGTCATATCATCATGCACTAAAACTGTACCTTTGGTTGAAGAACGTGGAAGGTGgtagttaaaatatatttattttacacagcCATCCAACCCTAcagtaattatttttcattttgattattcttaatatattatgcatgaaTCTGCAGTTGTCTTCTATCACAAATGACTTgttcaggaaaaaacaaaactattGGTAAATGTTTACAAAGTGACTCTACCCTCACAGACTAAGTCTCTTATTACTCCACCCAACAACCTTGGAAGCACTTTTTTGAATACGCAAACATCACTATGAACTAAAATCCTTCCTGATCTAAAGGCTTTGCCACCAGACCCCAACCCAATCAGGAAATCAGCCCCCAGACCCCACCAGATTGCCTTGGATTTGCTTTCTGAGTGGTATGTGTCACAAGCTATTTTCcgcatttttgttttcttgagtTTATTATTTCATGTACCGATGAGTGGAGCTTTTTAACAGCATCATTAGATTTACCCTGTTAGTGCAGTCATTTTGTAAAAGTATACCAAAGTATTACAtgtcacacaaatatattattattaacttgcaAAGGAAATCTTGTAGATGTCTGCCAGGACCCTTTCTCTAGCTGGCACAGTGTCTATACCTGTTAGTTCTGGAAAAGGTTGACAAGCCACAATCTATATTTTAGCTTGATAGATGATGTAGACCTCTTCagctttttattttcatgtatgtgATCAGTGCAAGCACTATCTTGCCAGGAGGCCACAGCAGTTGCTTGATTGCACTACTCTTTTCTTGGATGGATAGTCATtgctttgtaaaaaataaataaataaataaataaaaaataagtaggaAGTGgtgcagtttttaaaaattactatgtTATAGCATATGAACTGAAGTACACAAGGCATAAGACTGGCTTCACCAAACCTTAGTAGGAATGTAACCATTTGGAGGCAAGAACACTTAATCGTAAgggccattctctctcttttttttaagcctCATTATGTACTGAGTTTAAAGATTTACAGTATATAATATGAACTGGCAGGGAGTGGCAGAAACGGTTATGTCCAATCTCTAGAATTTGCTTCCATTGATTCTTTTGTAGTTTCAATAAGAAGAGTAAAttgatatcatattatctatatattttgtgagGAATTTTTGTCCATCAGTGAAATATAGGATATATGTAGGCACATCATTTCATTACCCAACATAGGACTTTAGTGAAGGTGTTCTAGTAATAGCATGTCATCTTTGGTTAATGGATAGAGGAATGCTGTTCACATTTtcacttaaaaaataatattgataaagataatttttatatatttcatcttttccatcatcatcagttatgaagaatgaaaaagacaAGTAATTTTCTCTTTGCTTGTTTTCCTCCTAGCAAAGTCCCAAAACTGTTTTGAAAATATTTGAAAGTAAAATAACACTTTAAAGAGGATAGGATATGGATGTAGACCAGAAATCATTGCAAAAACCTGTCATTTATCTAATGGTGTTCATTTCAGTTGCCATTATCAGTATAAACTTTTTAATCCTCAAAGCTTGTAACATTATTAATACAGAGCTTCTTTCCATTTCAGAATCTCAGTTGCAAATACCAAAAGCTCtacaggatgggggagggagtggagccCATATACGTGGACCTTGCGTCTGAGAGTGATGATCCACACGTCACCATAATTGAAAGTCTCTGTCTCCGTTGCCAAGAAATGGTGAGTTATTGTTTGTCTCTGTTGCCAAGAAATGGTGAGTTATTGTTTGTCTCTGTTGCCAAGAAATGGtgagttattgttgtcattattgtgtgATAGTTGTTTGAAAAGTACCTTTTTTTGTCTCAGGTTTGTGCTACTATTgccaaagtatatatgtatatataatatgaacttcACAAATAGAAAATCACGCTGATACATGTGTGACAATGGTAAGCGTGATCATCAAAGCAATACTATTTTTGTACGAGAAGCTAGGTTACTTGTGAGTCACTACCATTGGCTTGTGGTCAGTATCCAGCTTCTTCCAAGGTGGGAATCAGAAAGGGAaaggtactttttttttataataaatcaataaatgtgtTAACCCTTAaagactatatattttttatcttattcctcCCTTCTTGCTGCAAAAAAGATTAATTATAACTTATAAAAAGGTTAAATTTGGTCATCAGTACTTTAAGAATTCTCCTTATCATAATTTGATACTCTTCCTCAACTAGTTCTGGTCTtcctcaacattatcatcatggaGTTTTGGTGATGGCCCTGCTTTGTGATATTTATCTTAAATTTCATCTCATTATTTCTctgaattattattagtattgtgtgtgtgtgtgtgtgtgtgtgtgtgtgtgtgtgtgtgtgtgtgtgtgtgtgtgtgtgtgtgtgtgtgtgtgtgtgtgtgtgtgtgtgtgtgagagattgtgtgttattttttttcatcatcatcatcattgttaatatatttagCATTTTTACTATTAGTGATATCTTATGActattacattatctatatatcattacccACAATATCCTCAGGGAACCACCCGTCTGCTGATGACCCGAATCCCGCACTTCCGCGAGGTGATCTTAACCTCCTTCGACTGCTCCCACTGTGGCCACCACAACACAGGCTTCCAACCGGGCCGAGTGCAAGAGTTGGGGGTGCGCTACGAGCTGGCCATAAAGGAAGCTCGGGACCTGAGTCGTCAGGTGGTCAAGTCGGACCATGCCACCTTCAGCATCCCTGAGGTGGAGCTGGAAATCCCAGGAGATGGCGAGAAGGGAGGTGAGCTTGGCAGTAGGATGTGGATGGTGGTAAGGTGGAAGGTGGGTGAGAATGTAGGGGTGGAAGGGGAACCAGGGAAGAGGTGAAGAGATGTGCAAATGTAAGCGAATAGGAAATGAAGTGGTAGTTATCAAGGGGAGTCACAGAAtcagggaaggagatgaggaaatgGAACTGAATGGAAGAAGGAACTGAAGGATATTGTAAGAAtatggaggagagacagagaggtgatGTTGGGTTGAgtgatgggaaagagggaagggaggtaagaatgggaggggaagcagagagggggaaatagaagTATTTGTACATGTCATGTATTAAAAAACTATAAGGTATATAAAGCATcttcagaggaaaagaaaaagaaaactactgTCTGTTTCTGCCTGCATAGCTAACATCCACTCTGTTTGGTTGCAGAGGTGACCACAGTCGAAGGGATCATCCGTCGCACAATTGAAGGACTTAACCAGGATCAGTCTGCTAGAAGGCTGATTAACCCCGAAGTCGCAGAACAGATTGAGATCTTTATGGACAAGCTAACCTCCCTCCTGTCACTAGAGGAGCCCTTCACGATAGTTGTatgtaacttttttctttctttctctctttctttctttctttctttctttcttttttgctgtctttctctttctattctctttatttttctctctttttctctttctcttttctttttcctgtctctctgtctctttgtctctcgatttatctctttctctctgtctctttacttGCTTTTATCATGGatattattcttacttttcctcaattgcttcttctttctttcattctttctttctttcttttttttttgtgctttatgctttttaatttttcctttccttcttttttttcaatcttccttttttgtatgaatgtatctagatgacatacagaaagagagtgttgatgataatgataatcttagtAAGCAAAATGTTAATGACCTGACACCATCCCAATGTGTAGGTGGATGACACGACAGGCAACAGCTTTGTGGAGAACCCTTTTGCCCCCAAACCAGACCCAGAGctcaagaaaaagaattatagaaGAACGGCCGAGCAGAACATGGCTCTCGGCCTACAGGAAGTGGAATCTGAGCTGACAGCCGTCCAGGAagctgaggaagaagaggagaaggaagagggagagggaaatggagagggagaaggagaggaaggcaaggaagaggaagaggaagagaaagaagacatcaaGAATGAAGTGTTGAGCTTTTCTACGCTGTGCGATCGGTGTTCTAAGCCTGTTGAGACCAAGATGAAGGTCACGCAGATTCCATACTTTCAGGtgagattgtgtttttttgtgaattgttgttgctgttattatttattattattattattattattattattattacgtgtgCTGCAGCTGTTGTCGTCGTCATATGCTTTGTTCCCATTTTATTATGTGTTCtgcttattacttttttgttgtaaTGGCTGTAGTCTGATGATAAAGGATAAATTAGCATTAGTGTAACCACGACATCCATATTTGACATGGTTTTAGAATAAATTTGGTTGCATATTTCCAAATGCCAGGTATTTAAAGATATTCACATTCATTTGTGTATCTGTAATGAGAAGTATGTAGTAATGGCTTTCAAAATGCTATGAAGTAGACTGTGAGTGCAAGTGCAAAAATCAAATGATTTTTTGCTCTTCTTTATTACTGATAGGATTATTCcttgccttttgttttttcttcatttcttaatagttttcttgtgtattttcatTCTTCATCAAAGTGTGTATTCTAATGGCTGAAAAACTTGTtgtagcaatttttttttgtgtgtgtgtgtgtgtgtgtgtgtgtgtgtgtgtgtgtgtgtgtgtgtgtgtgtgtgtgtgtgtgtgtgtgtgtatgtgtgtgtgtgtatttgtgtttgtgatgagTTTTCTGCTTTTTAATAAACATGGTAGAAAGTTTagcctttctttttcatttgctgCCAGAGTATGGattccctttcccatccttccccaAAGTGTGCATCCTCATTCTCCATcatctctacctccccttcccagGAGGTTATCATCATGGCCACCCACTGCGAGAGCTGTGGCAACCGCACCAACGAGGTCAAGAGTGGCAGCGGCATCCACGAGAAGGGCAAGAAGATCAGCCTGAGGATCACCGACCCGACCGACTTGGCTCGCGACGTCCTCAAGACCGAGACGTGCACGGTGGAGATCCCCGAGCTCGACCTCTACATTGGAAGTGGAATCCTCGGTGGGAAGTAAGTGGAGGTTGGAGTTGGTTGCGGAGCCGTCTTTGGTTCGTTGTGGTGGTTAAGGGAGTAGGGGGTTCAGAGCCTTTGCAACAATCCACCATACCCTACCTTTCTTGTTACTCCTTGTTCTAGTTCTTTGATCCTGTTGTTCAAGTTCTttgaaagtttttaattttaagttaaaaGCATGGTAGCTGCGTAATTCATGTTTCAGATTGATTTCCAAGGTTAATATATTTCACTACTTTTCTTATTGTTGAAATTAAACTCCTTTACATGACTGAGgtaagtttgttgttgttgttgttcttcttcttcttcttctccttctcctccttctcctcctcctcctcctcctcctcctcctcctcctcctcctcctcctcctcctcctcctcctcctcctcctcctcctcctcctcctcctcctcctcctcctcctcctcctcctctctctctctctctctctctctctctctctctctctctctctctctctctctctccaggaagACAGTAAAAAATGTTTGAAATATGAAGTTTTTACCAGACAGATTAATTTTAAATACTTCTGTAGCTGTGAAAAGGACACAGATCACTTAATGCAGGAAGtcttaaaaaattaatagataaaataaatagataaataaattaatgaataaacttAATCTTAAACCACTTTAGTTTACCCAAAATTTCTCCTCTTAAGGTTCACCACCCTGGAGGGCCTAGTGACAGACATCCGCGAGGACCTCAAGAGTAACCCCTTCCTCTCGGGAGACTCCTCTCAGAGTGAACGCAGGGCCCTGATGGAGAAGCTTACGGACGACTTGACTTCGGTGAGAGAATTGGTATCtgtggtgtgtgagagacagGAATGGGTTTGTGTTGTTTAGGGTTGGTATTGGAGCTCATGTGCGAGTGGTTAAGTTTATCCTttttgtgcgagtgtgtatgtgtgtgtgtgtgtgtgtgtgtgtgtgtgtgtgtgtgtgtgtgtgtgtgtgtgtgtgtgtgtgtgtgtgtgtgtgtgtgtgtgtgtgtgtgtgtgtgtgtgtgtgagtgagagagagagagagagtattgttTGTTGAATCAAATTTTGGCAAAATAGTAGTCCACTTTAAACCTGATGGTTAGTTTGCTTGACAgtttgataatgtgtgtgtgtgtgtgtgtgtgtgtgtatgtgtaaggctGACATATTTTTTGTTCATCTTAATCTCAGCAACCTGCTTTTCAACAGGTCATAAATGGAGAACTCCTGGTAACAATCACCATGGATGACCCAGCTGGCAACAGCTACTTGCAGAATGTCTATGCCCCTGATGATGACCCAGAGATGACAGTTGAAGAGTATGAGCGCACCTTTGACCAGAATGAAGCCCTAGGACTGAATGACATGAAAACGGAGAATTACGAAGAGGAGACAGTCGAGTCCAAGGCGGTGGTAGCATGATCGTCAATCCCTGTCTAGCACTGTTTATTGtcgtgtttgttgttatttatagcaatagttatgataattggTGATGATGCTTATGCAGAGCTATTTAAGATGTAAATATGAAAGGCAAGGAGTCTTTTATTCTCAATATCAATAATTGTTTGTTACAATTTTGTGttgacaaaaggagagagagaaaaaaaagaagataaccaAAGAAAACAGATATCTTGTCATTACTTCTTTAAATTGCTGATTTAATGGATTAGGCCAAACTGATTTTAACATGTAGGCAAAATAAAAGTTCTCTACGACAACTACGTGTACCTCTGGGATATACTTTCGGGCCAGACTTGTACTGATGTCCTCGTCTTATTTAGTGTAGCATTAACTCGCATTCCAGACTTAGTCTCACATACGCTACTGTATAGAGCCGTGTTAAAAGTTATGTTGTGAAAGTCTACATACATGTTTGATATTGGAAAAAGTTGATTGTGTGtgatgagattaaaaaaaaaaaaaaaaaaaaaaaaaagagagagagagataaaagtaaaGCTTATGTTTAATATAAAGAGCAGTCTTTTGATCGTGAATATCTCCTGTAACTTTTATACAAGTATTTAACCTCTCATAGTCCACTctttgtttatgaaaaaaaacctgtttggtgaacatgattttttttaagcggcagttctttatttacatataatagtgCTCCATACACCAACAGATAGCATTGGAAATAATTAGGTTACattgaaaaaacatgaaaataggaAAAGCAGGAAAAGAAAACTTAAGGGTATTTCAGGAAAGTAAGTACAAATTATTTTGCAACagatttagtatttttatttcctctttaacAAACTTTTGgtctcatttctctctgtctttcttacatgaagaaaagaaacaaattggAGGTTCTGCAAGGGTATAGGAACACTCGCCTTTGAAAGTGTCattcttcatttcattatcattgacattgcTATGTTGGAAAACCCTTACAAAAGGGAAGGACATATACCGTTCATCTGGAGATTTTGAActtgttggttattattattactcaaagGTGATAACAGACTTAAGTTCCAAAGAGTGGTCAGGGGAAATCCTTTTCATCCGTCATTGGGTCATAGCGACTTTGTCTCATTTTCATGTTCCATTTCACCATTAGGAATTGTGGAGGCTTGGCTCCCATTTCAGGAGGCTGGAGTTAGAATAAATTAATAGAGGAAATGAAGTGTGTCTTTTTCTTGATCCTTTTGGTTGGTCAGTGGATTTTAAAAGGGTGTTGATGTAGTAAGAAAAGTGAATTATAAGGAGATGGCCATGTGTTGTAGTAATAGAAAAAATCTGATTTTAGAAATTTACTACTTGGTGTGGGTTGATGTAATGGTTCCGTATTTCAGGGATTTTTATCTAAGATTTGTTAAAGAATGTATATAACATGGAAgaaattgtaatcattatcaaaattattgttaaagCCTTAATTTAATGAGTTAACAGTTGGGTGATTAACATTTGATTTATAGAATttcagaaatttttattttgttctttttaatttttctagttCACAGAAAATACTGATTCATATGATAATGCCATCAAAGGAATGATCTGTAAATATTTAAAGGAAGTGTTAGTAGAGGAAGAAGGTTGGGAATGACAGAATggaaaaaggataaacaaacaaacaatgaaataagctGCAAGAACTGTGCATGAAAAGAGTAAATGCTGAAACAGACAAAACAATCTACTTGTCTTGCAAAACCATCTCAAGACATTCTTTTCaaagattaattatataattaatttattattttacaaaaaatatttttaaatatcaaaaacaGTGTATATCCTATGCaagatattctctatatatctagtaGGAGAACAGTATGAAAAAAATACTAGTTACAAGGAGTccatgaatgttgggctgagtattttgagcagctgtaccaggtagaccctccaacagttagtttagatgaaagtggtatcacaatacctgtgccggacccatcaGTATTGAATGTCCTACCCTAACTgaagttaggatggcaatttctaagctgaagagtgggaaaactgcaggcatatgtgatatccctgctgaactgctaagggcTGGGAGTGAACCTGTGGCACGGGGCTTACATACAGTCTTGTTCCAATCTCCCCAACCTGTTGAGGgcaaatggggaaaggggatcgctgggactgtagcaactaatgTGGTATTACACTACTCattataccaggcaaggttttcacccatgttattctgaaacggatccacaaccacctactaaggcaccagagaccggagcaagtccacaacagactgtatcctagcgctttgagtaattgtggaatgctgtcatAAGTTCGCTTATGGGttacttgcaacctacatcgaccccaaGGAGGTGCTTGACTATAGGAGATTCTGAGACTGAGTGCTGtagtgtggtggggacctgttgaacttctttcctgttaattcaggggtgaggcaaagctttgtccttgcaccaacacttttcaacacctgcatggactggataataggcagagctactatccaaagtcagtgtggagcaacaatgggcaaaattaaggtcacagaccttgactttgccaatgatgttgctatcttatctgagtctctggaatccctggtggtggctcttgcatttagcaatgaggcgaagcctttaggcctagaggtctcctggaccaagattcaggagtttgggggcctgttagcgGAACCtcttcagtcaatccatgcttgcggtgagggtGTTAAAGTCAcaaagagctttgcataccttggtagcgtagtccatgtctctgggctgtcagaccaaaaagtcagtagattggtctggcagcaggagctatgaacttgatcaacaagagcatttggatatGTTGATACCTATGCAGAGGGATCAAACtaagtgtcttcaaggccttgatactgccagttttgctatatggaagcgaaacctggacgctatctagtgcctttggagtcttgtcttgatgccttttgtagcaagtcccttcgccggatcatgggatacagttgcaggaccatgtgtccaaacgacagctacaccgtgaaactggcatgggacttgttacttgcataatctgggatcaccaactcaggctatatggacacctaactcacttccctgtggatgatcctgcccatcaggttgtctcttcgcGAGACGatcctgggtggaggagtccCGTGGGGTgatctaggaggtcatggcttgggcagctcgaccaaacctgtcgcgaggagttagagatgggccgagggcctgcctggagactcgcaatatatatgtacatatatatatatatatatgtgtgtgtgtgtgtgtttgtgtgcataaatatatatatatatatatatatatatatatatatatatatatatatatatatatatgcatatatatatatatatatatgcatattatatatatatatatatatatatatatatatatatatatatatatatatatatgtgtgtgtgtgtgtggggtggtgtgtgtgtgtgtgcatgagtgtgtgtgtgtgtgtttatatacatatgtctgtctatctgtctatatatatacatatataatgtatatgtatatttatacttatttatcacacacacacacaacacacacacacacacacacacacacacacacacacacacacacacacacacacgcacgcacacacgcacacacacacaccacacacacacacaacacacacacacacacacacatttatatatatatatatatatatatatatatatatatatatatatatatatatatatatatatatgcatataaaatatatatatatatatatatatatatatattatactatgtatatgtatatatatatatatatatatatatatatatatatatatactatgtatatatatacacacacacacacacacacactcacactcacacacacacacacacacacacacacacacacacatacacacacacacacacacaccacacacacacacacacacacacacaccacacacacacacacacacacacacacacacacacacacacacacacacacacacacacacaacatatacacacaaacacacagacgcccaactctttctctctctctctctctctctctctctctctctctctctctctctcactctcactctcactctcctctctccctctctcctctctcctctctctctcctctctcctctctctctctctctctctctctctctctctctctctctctctctctctctctctctctctctctctctctctctctctctcgctccctttgtttctccccctccttccctccctccctccctccctccccccgtctacCAGCCTCCCACTAAcctcttcaaaaaagaaaaataagtatattgAAGAAAGGCTTTTCCCTCTCACAATGCCTCTCGTTACAAAGCAGAAACCCCCTTGTATAGATAATAAGACttaggataaagaaaagaaagaaaaagaaaactaaaaagaaaaaaaaatactactaaaaataaagCGTAAAATGTcttcacctcaaaaaaaaaaaaaaaaaaaaaaaaaaaaaaagttcgcatAAGCAGACTCGAATCCTCAAAGGCTTGTTTACAACACTGGGTAAAAAACTTTTGGCCCTGAAAGTTCACTTAATTGAGGATTCATTTTGTAGATGCTCATTCACGTGAGATGAATGGTAGATAAAATGGAAtgcagtgggggaggggggagaggaaaatgtaggagataatggaaaaaaatatggatgctttatagtacacacacacacacacacacacacacacacacacacacacacacaatatatatatatatatatatatatatatatatatatatatatatatatatatatatatatatatatatatatattcttcttttaacggtaggttcatgtctgagccgccgtggtcacagcatgatacttaattgtagttttcatgttgtgatgctcttggagtgagtacgtggtagggtccccagttcctttccacggagagtgccggtggtaccttttaggtaatcattctctctatttatccgggcttgggaccagcacttgacttgggctggcttggccacccagtggctaggtaggc
Coding sequences within it:
- the LOC119596902 gene encoding zinc finger protein ZPR1-like, which produces MGEGVEPIYVDLASESDDPHVTIIESLCLRCQEMGTTRLLMTRIPHFREVILTSFDCSHCGHHNTGFQPGRVQELGVRYELAIKEARDLSRQVVKSDHATFSIPEVELEIPGDGEKGEVTTVEGIIRRTIEGLNQDQSARRLINPEVAEQIEIFMDKLTSLLSLEEPFTIVVDDTTGNSFVENPFAPKPDPELKKKNYRRTAEQNMALGLQEVESELTAVQEAEEEEEKEEGEGNGEGEGEEGKEEEEEEKEDIKNEVLSFSTLCDRCSKPVETKMKVTQIPYFQEVIIMATHCESCGNRTNEVKSGSGIHEKGKKISLRITDPTDLARDVLKTETCTVEIPELDLYIGSGILGGKFTTLEGLVTDIREDLKSNPFLSGDSSQSERRALMEKLTDDLTSVINGELLVTITMDDPAGNSYLQNVYAPDDDPEMTVEEYERTFDQNEALGLNDMKTENYEEETVESKAVVA